The following are encoded together in the Glycine max cultivar Williams 82 chromosome 8, Glycine_max_v4.0, whole genome shotgun sequence genome:
- the SGF14M gene encoding 14-3-3 protein SGF14m produces MADSSREENVYMAKLAEQAERYEEMVEFMEKVAKTVEVEELTVEERNLLSVAYKNVIGARRASWRIISSIEQKEESRGNEDHVAIIKEYRGKIEAELSKICDGILNLLESNLIPSAASPESKVFYLKMKGDYHRYLAEFKTGAERKEAAESTLLAYKSAQDIALADLAPTHPIRLGLALNFSVFYYEILNSPDRACNLAKQAFDEAISELDTLGEESYKDSTLIMQLLRDNLTLWTSDITDDAGDEIKETSKQQPGE; encoded by the exons ATGGCGGATTCTTCTCGGGAGGAGAACGTTTACATGGCGAAATTGGCGGAGCAGGCCGAGCGTTACGAGGAGATGGTTGAGTTCATGGAGAAGGTTGCAAAGACTGTGGAGGTTGAGGAGTTGACGGTGGAGGAGAGGAATCTCCTCTCTGTGGCTTACAAGAACGTGATTGGTGCGAGGAGGGCTTCGTGGAGGATCATATCCTCCATTGAGCAGAAGGAGGAGAGCAGGGGCAATGAGGACCACGTGGCCATTATAAAGGAGTACAGGGGCAAAATTGAGGCTGAACTCAGCAAGATCTGTGATGGGATTTTGAACCTCCTTGAGTCCAACCTCAttccttccgctgcatctcccgAGAGCAAAGTCTTTTACCTTAAAATGAAGGGTGATTACCACAGGTACCTTGCTGAGTTCAAGACCGGGGCAGAGAGGAAAGAGGCTGCAGAGAGTACTTTGCTTGCTTACAAATCCGCTCag GATATTGCTCTTGCTGACTTGGCCCCCACTCACCCCATTAGGTTGGGACTTGCTCTCAACTTTTCTGTGTTCTATTATGAAATCCTTAACTCGCCAGATCGTGCTTGTAATCTTGCCAAGCAG GCATTTGATGAGGCAATTTCCGAGCTTGACACATTGGGTGAAGAGTCATACAAAGATAGTACATTGATCATGCAACTTCTCCGTGACAATCTGACTTTGTGGACATCAGACATCAcg GACGATGCTGGAGATGAGATCAAGGAAACATCTAAGCAACAACCAGGCGAATAG